The segment GCGGACGCCAGCTCAAGCCCGAGAGGGCGTGGTCAAGCAGCATCCGGTTGCCGCTCAGGCGACCGACCCCGATAAGACGGTAATTGCTGAGTTCTGCCCAGGACACCGAGCTGCGCTCTGCCAGCTCATGATCGCGTCGGCAAGCCAGGACAAAAGGCTCGTTGACCAACGGCACGAACTCAATGTCCGGGTGCTGGCCGCTCATCATATTGATGCCAAAGTCGGCTTCACCGCGCAGAACAGCTTCCAGCCCTTCGTTCGCACTCAGATCCAGAAGCCGGATGCGGATTTGTGGATAGCGCTCGTTATAAAGGCGTATTACCGACGGGAGAAAGTAAAAGGCCGCTGTCGGGATGCAGGCCAGCGTGACACGGCCGCTTTGGCGTTCTGCCAGCTCCCGGATGTTGAGAATCGAATCGTCGAAGTCATCCAGCAGGCGTCGAGCCTTGGGCAGAAAGTCCCGCCCAACGCTTGTAAGGCTCACTCGTCGAGTCGTGCGGTCAAGAAGCGCTGTTCCTAATCCGTCTTCGAGCTTTTTCATCCTGCGGCTTAACGCCGGCTGGGAAAGATGCAACGCATCCGCAGCCTCGTGAAAGCTGCCAAGTTCTGCGATTTTAACGAAAGATCGTATGTCATTCAGCTCATAATTCATCATTTTGATCCAGGCCGAAGAGAAGGGTGCGTTCAAATCATCCTAAATTTATCATTCGTCAAACGCAATAATCCGGCTGATATTTGCATTGGAAACAATTTTAGAAGCCTGCGACTCTTGCTTCCAAGACATCAATCACCCGGATTGATCAACAAGAGTCCGTCCCATGCAAAGAATTCCCTGTGTGCTAATGCGCGGTGGTACCTCCAAGGGCCCGGTATTTCTCGCCTGGGATCTACCGGCTGCCATCGAAGAACGTGACGAGTTGCTTCTCAACCTGATGGGCTCTGGCCACGAACTTGAGATTGACGGTATCGGTGGCGGCAGCCCGCAAACCAGCAAAGTGGCGATCGTAAGCCCTTCGCTTCACGCTGACGCTGACGTCGACTATCTGTTCGTTCAAGTCATGGTCTCCCAGCGTCGGGTCGATACCGCGCCCAATTGCGGCAATATGCTGTGCGCCGTCGGCCCGTTTGCCATCGAGCAGGGGCTGGTGAAAGCGTCCGCCGATCTGACGCGGGTGCGTATTCGCAACCTGAACACCGGGACATTTGTAAACGCCGAGGTACAGACCCCCGGCGGCAAGGTCAGTTATGAAGGCGACACTGCCATCGACGGCGTACCGGGCACCGCCGCGCCTGTGCAACTGACGTTCCTGGACGCTGCTGGCAGCAAGACCGGCAAACTGTTCCCCACCGGGCACACACAGGATGTGATCGACGGTTTTGCGGTGACCTGCATCGACATGGCGATGCCGATGATGATCGTCGAGGCCAGCCAGTTGGGTAAGCAGGGTGATGAAAGTCCCGCTGAACTGGATGCCGACGTTGAGTTTCTGCGCCGACTGGAATCCCTGCGCCTGAAAGCCGGTTTTGCAATGGGCCTGGGCGATGTCAGTGACAAAGTGATTCCCAAGCCGGTGCTCGTGTCACCGGCCAGGTCTGGCGGTACGATTCAGGTGCGCTACTTCATGCCTCACACCTGTCATCGTGCACTGGCAATCACCGGAGCCATTGGCCTGGCGACCGCCTGTGTCACGGAGGGCAGCGTGGTCTCGCAACTGCTGGACAACGTTGATGAACCCCGCTTGAAACATGTACGAATTGAACATCCAAGCGGCGGGATAGACGTTGTATTGTCTTACACCGGCGCTCGGGAAGAGACCATACGCGCCTCGGTCGTGCGCACATCGCGCAGGCTGTTCTCCGGTTTTGTTTACGCTACAGCTTCCCAACGACTCGCCGGATAATTTCCCCCAGGTCATTGCCGCTTTTGCATCAGCACAATTCTAAAAATGGGTGATGCCATGAACGTTATAAAATCGCTCTACTTCCAGATTCTCTGCGCCGTAGTGTTAGGCGTACTGTTCGGACACTTCTGGTCGCAGCAGGCCATTGCCTTGAAACCCCTGGGTGATGCGTTCATCAAGCTGATCAAGATGATGATCGCTCCTGTGGTGTTCTGCACAATCGTGACCGGTATCGCCGGCATGAGCGACAAGCGCTCGTTGGGACGTTTGTTGAGCAAGACCATGCTGCTGTTCCTGGCCCTGACCGTGATCAGCCTGATCATCGGCCTGGTGTCGGTCTATCTGTTCAAGCCCGGAGCGGGAATGAACATTGACCCGAGCCAGTTGAGCACCCAGGGATTGTCGCAGTACACCGATTCGGCTGCGAAGCTGGGAGTGGTCGAGTTCTTCAT is part of the Pseudomonas sp. ML2-2023-3 genome and harbors:
- a CDS encoding 4-oxalomesaconate tautomerase is translated as MQRIPCVLMRGGTSKGPVFLAWDLPAAIEERDELLLNLMGSGHELEIDGIGGGSPQTSKVAIVSPSLHADADVDYLFVQVMVSQRRVDTAPNCGNMLCAVGPFAIEQGLVKASADLTRVRIRNLNTGTFVNAEVQTPGGKVSYEGDTAIDGVPGTAAPVQLTFLDAAGSKTGKLFPTGHTQDVIDGFAVTCIDMAMPMMIVEASQLGKQGDESPAELDADVEFLRRLESLRLKAGFAMGLGDVSDKVIPKPVLVSPARSGGTIQVRYFMPHTCHRALAITGAIGLATACVTEGSVVSQLLDNVDEPRLKHVRIEHPSGGIDVVLSYTGAREETIRASVVRTSRRLFSGFVYATASQRLAG
- a CDS encoding LysR family transcriptional regulator, coding for MNYELNDIRSFVKIAELGSFHEAADALHLSQPALSRRMKKLEDGLGTALLDRTTRRVSLTSVGRDFLPKARRLLDDFDDSILNIRELAERQSGRVTLACIPTAAFYFLPSVIRLYNERYPQIRIRLLDLSANEGLEAVLRGEADFGINMMSGQHPDIEFVPLVNEPFVLACRRDHELAERSSVSWAELSNYRLIGVGRLSGNRMLLDHALSGLSWRPQWFYEVQHLSTSLGLVEAGLGVSAMPSLAMPAVDHPTLVSVPLVDPVVNRSLGLVYRRGASLSPAAEKFVAILLEQWEQ